A single region of the Thermoplasmata archaeon genome encodes:
- a CDS encoding DUF357 domain-containing protein, producing the protein MDLAALVNKDIGLTERALSKIKIASPKRSHLRKVAEDFLAMARAYYEDAKHFRDQGELEKALANINYAHGWLDAGARAGLFDVGEDDQLFTLSE; encoded by the coding sequence GTGGACCTCGCGGCCCTGGTCAATAAGGACATCGGCCTCACGGAGCGCGCCTTGTCCAAGATCAAGATCGCATCCCCGAAGCGCTCCCACCTGCGGAAGGTCGCGGAGGACTTCCTGGCCATGGCCCGAGCCTACTACGAGGACGCGAAGCACTTCCGGGATCAGGGAGAGCTGGAGAAGGCGCTGGCGAACATCAACTACGCCCACGGCTGGCTGGATGCGGGCGCCCGCGCCGGTCTCTTTGACGTGGGCGAGGACGACCAGCTCTTCACGCTGAGCGAGTGA
- a CDS encoding sialidase family protein, whose product MGRARLAAVGALIVAALILQVAALLTAVGTASAAPTFADEQAFPGTGAYWEPTVAVDPSSSYVYQAVTYINASKTCSGCPVTAIFVRASPDGGLTWGAAHPIYLAGGKGWQYDPQLQVSADGTVYAVFLQKYDPGSVLFRSTDHGTTWSGPFTMNGALPYNDKPILEISPDGKDVYVAFNVKTASYLAVSHDYGATFTQMQTSNESLWWYTYGGAYDSSDGSAYFAQVGESGKITNSGSNAITNKAQILGPQKIFVLRVDHAGTSWTNTFVDSSAAPTPCAISKCYGDYFAAQASVAVDPMGTLLFAYTANGVDGAAKALYVRSSSDGVHWGGRAVVNGFGDSNFPAVAGGLTAGDFRLAWQDNRNNACWNCGGLGDWNTWYTRTTDGGATWIPAVRLSNLGAGAPYKTPQGYAFPDGDYFGLAVNPKTGTNYLIWGEADGSSIYCCGGAWYTSGL is encoded by the coding sequence GTGGGCAGGGCTCGTCTCGCGGCCGTGGGTGCGCTGATCGTCGCGGCGCTCATACTCCAGGTGGCAGCACTCCTTACCGCCGTCGGAACGGCCTCGGCCGCTCCTACGTTTGCGGACGAGCAGGCATTCCCCGGAACGGGCGCGTACTGGGAGCCGACCGTCGCCGTCGACCCCTCCTCTTCGTACGTCTACCAGGCGGTCACGTACATCAACGCCTCGAAGACCTGCTCGGGCTGTCCGGTGACCGCCATCTTCGTCCGCGCCTCACCCGATGGTGGCTTGACCTGGGGCGCGGCCCACCCGATCTACCTCGCGGGGGGGAAAGGATGGCAGTACGACCCGCAGCTCCAGGTATCCGCGGACGGCACGGTCTACGCGGTCTTCCTGCAGAAGTACGATCCCGGGAGCGTCCTGTTCCGATCGACGGACCACGGGACCACCTGGTCGGGACCCTTCACGATGAACGGAGCGCTCCCGTACAACGACAAGCCCATCCTGGAGATCTCGCCCGACGGCAAGGACGTCTACGTGGCGTTCAACGTGAAGACCGCGTCCTACCTCGCCGTGTCCCACGACTACGGTGCGACGTTCACCCAGATGCAAACGAGCAACGAGAGCCTCTGGTGGTACACCTACGGCGGGGCGTACGATTCTTCCGACGGGAGCGCGTACTTCGCCCAGGTCGGCGAGTCGGGCAAGATCACGAACAGCGGCAGCAACGCGATCACGAACAAGGCGCAGATCCTGGGGCCGCAGAAGATCTTCGTCCTGAGGGTGGATCATGCGGGGACGAGCTGGACGAACACGTTCGTGGACTCGAGCGCGGCGCCCACGCCGTGCGCGATCTCCAAGTGTTACGGAGACTACTTCGCGGCCCAGGCGTCCGTCGCGGTTGATCCCATGGGCACCCTCCTGTTCGCGTACACGGCGAACGGGGTGGACGGGGCCGCGAAAGCCCTCTACGTGCGCAGCTCATCCGATGGGGTCCACTGGGGGGGCCGCGCCGTCGTGAACGGCTTCGGGGACAGCAACTTCCCCGCCGTGGCCGGGGGTCTCACCGCAGGCGACTTCCGCCTCGCGTGGCAGGACAACCGCAACAACGCCTGTTGGAATTGCGGAGGCCTCGGTGACTGGAACACCTGGTACACACGCACCACGGACGGCGGCGCCACATGGATCCCGGCCGTGCGGTTGTCGAATCTGGGGGCCGGCGCCCCCTACAAGACTCCCCAAGGATACGCGTTCCCCGACGGCGACTACTTCGGACTCGCGGTGAACCCGAAGACAGGCACGAATTACCTGATCTGGGGCGAGGCGGACGGGTCGTCCATCTACTGCTGCGGGGGCGCGTGGTACACGAGCGGCTTGTGA
- a CDS encoding ATP-binding protein codes for MIYGDVGSTSFRCSVVFPVDRYDFVQVHHETCGTVLGRVDEIERKTDLSLDRAMTEEAEAVPIEERVSAQVSVIGYRDDRGLLQVPRTPFRAGEPVRKAEKATIEEVIGLTEDKKHGAYVGLLAGHDVPVYLDINAMAQKHVSILAKTGGGKSYVAGVIIEELMKHKVTTVIIDPHGEYDTLRERSKASDHSGRFHVEPRAYADMIQVFSPDTKVNNGARPLKFTLSNLDARDIISLTGSGKVRTHLTALRKALDTLRVATKNYTIRDIIRVLERDEDPTNGSLIDELEYLSEVEIFAQEGTRIDELVVKGKTTIINLKGVAPDIQELVVNRLATAMFELRKVGRIPPMMLVVEESHNFCPQVGQVASSKIFRTLASEGRKFGLGLLVITQRAAKIDKNVLSQCNTQIILKVTNPNDLKAIVASVEGLTTAMAEEISRLPIGVSIMTGGGLQMPLMVEVRPRETKHGGESVKVIED; via the coding sequence GTGATCTACGGAGACGTCGGGTCGACGTCCTTCCGCTGCTCCGTCGTCTTCCCCGTTGACCGCTACGACTTCGTTCAGGTCCATCACGAGACGTGCGGCACGGTCCTCGGCCGCGTGGACGAGATCGAGCGCAAGACGGATTTGTCCCTGGACCGGGCGATGACCGAGGAAGCCGAGGCCGTGCCCATCGAGGAGCGCGTCTCCGCCCAGGTGTCCGTGATCGGGTACCGCGACGACCGGGGCCTGCTCCAGGTGCCGCGGACGCCGTTCCGCGCCGGCGAGCCCGTCCGCAAGGCCGAGAAGGCCACGATCGAGGAGGTCATCGGGCTCACGGAGGACAAGAAGCACGGGGCCTACGTGGGCTTGCTGGCGGGCCACGATGTCCCCGTGTACCTGGACATCAACGCGATGGCCCAGAAGCACGTCTCCATCCTCGCGAAGACGGGCGGCGGCAAGTCCTACGTGGCCGGCGTAATCATCGAGGAACTCATGAAGCACAAGGTGACCACGGTGATCATCGACCCCCACGGGGAGTACGACACGCTGCGTGAGCGGTCCAAGGCCTCGGACCACAGCGGCCGTTTCCACGTCGAGCCGCGCGCCTACGCGGACATGATCCAGGTCTTCTCCCCGGACACCAAGGTGAACAACGGGGCGCGTCCGCTCAAGTTCACCCTGAGCAACCTGGACGCCCGGGACATCATCTCCTTGACCGGATCGGGGAAGGTGCGGACGCACCTCACGGCCCTCCGCAAGGCGCTCGACACGCTCCGCGTCGCGACGAAGAACTACACGATCCGGGACATCATCCGCGTGCTCGAGCGCGACGAAGACCCCACGAACGGCTCCCTGATCGACGAGCTCGAGTACCTGAGCGAGGTCGAGATCTTCGCCCAGGAGGGCACCCGGATCGACGAGCTCGTGGTCAAGGGGAAGACTACGATCATCAACCTGAAGGGGGTCGCGCCGGACATCCAGGAGCTCGTGGTGAATCGCCTTGCGACCGCGATGTTCGAGCTGCGCAAGGTGGGGCGCATCCCGCCCATGATGCTCGTGGTCGAGGAGAGCCACAACTTCTGCCCACAGGTCGGTCAGGTGGCCTCGTCCAAGATCTTCCGCACCCTCGCCTCGGAGGGGCGCAAGTTCGGCCTCGGCCTACTCGTGATTACGCAGCGCGCCGCGAAGATCGACAAGAACGTGTTGAGCCAGTGCAACACGCAAATCATCCTCAAGGTCACGAACCCGAACGACCTCAAGGCAATCGTCGCGAGCGTCGAAGGTCTCACGACCGCGATGGCCGAGGAGATCTCTCGGCTGCCGATTGGGGTGTCGATCATGACGGGCGGCGGGCTGCAGATGCCGCTCATGGTCGAGGTCCGCCCGCGGGAGACAAAGCACGGCGGCGAGAGCGTCAAGGTCATCGAGGACTGA
- the tmk gene encoding dTMP kinase produces MLRGFVTFEGIDGSGKTTVSRRVAEILRSSGERVFLTGEPTRHWTGEAVRRSYADDVGPLAESFLFLADRAAHQTEIRQHLDGGEVVISDRYADSTYAYQGARLRGIVPRPIPFLRGISEPWLLRPNLTILLRIPAELGLRRIADRPAKVRFEELAFLRRVARNYDALAKSRRFAVQDGRGPAEEVAQTSVATIRRRLARR; encoded by the coding sequence GTGCTCCGCGGTTTCGTCACCTTCGAGGGAATCGACGGTTCCGGAAAGACGACCGTGAGCCGCCGCGTGGCCGAGATTCTGCGTTCGTCCGGGGAGCGCGTCTTCCTGACCGGGGAGCCGACGAGGCACTGGACGGGGGAGGCGGTCCGGCGCTCGTACGCGGACGACGTGGGCCCTCTGGCGGAGTCCTTCCTTTTCCTCGCGGACCGGGCGGCCCACCAGACGGAGATCCGGCAGCACCTCGACGGGGGCGAGGTCGTCATCAGCGACCGGTACGCGGACTCGACGTATGCGTACCAGGGTGCGCGCCTCCGGGGGATCGTGCCCCGCCCCATCCCGTTCCTCCGCGGGATCAGCGAACCCTGGCTCCTCCGGCCCAACCTCACGATCTTGCTGCGGATTCCTGCGGAGCTCGGCCTTCGTCGAATCGCGGATCGTCCCGCGAAGGTGCGGTTCGAGGAACTCGCGTTCCTCCGGAGGGTGGCCCGGAACTACGACGCCCTCGCGAAGAGCCGGAGGTTCGCGGTCCAGGACGGACGGGGACCCGCCGAGGAAGTGGCTCAGACTTCCGTCGCGACGATCAGGCGACGCCTCGCTCGGCGGTGA
- a CDS encoding fumarylacetoacetate hydrolase family protein: MPHTLEVNGKPLVVSKILCLARNYAEHAKEMGGRIPTTPVFFLKPPSCLLPGGGEIRMPTDIGRVDVETELVAILGRGGHDLTPSEAMACVAGYAVFFDITGRDLQGQARKEGQPWAAAKGYDTFGPISAPVTADAVRDPHDLPIRLRVNGTLRQDSNTKYMVFRIPETLAAISRVMRLEPGDLLATGTPEGVWPIVPGDVLDAEIPSVGTLRCTVAARKP; this comes from the coding sequence ATGCCGCACACCCTGGAAGTCAACGGAAAGCCGCTGGTCGTCTCGAAGATCCTCTGCCTGGCCCGAAACTACGCGGAGCATGCGAAGGAGATGGGTGGCCGTATTCCCACGACGCCCGTGTTCTTCCTCAAGCCCCCGTCGTGCCTCCTCCCGGGAGGCGGCGAGATCCGCATGCCCACGGACATCGGGCGCGTGGACGTGGAGACGGAGTTGGTCGCGATCCTGGGCCGCGGCGGGCACGATCTCACGCCCTCCGAGGCCATGGCGTGCGTCGCGGGGTATGCGGTCTTCTTCGACATCACGGGACGGGACCTCCAGGGACAGGCACGAAAGGAGGGTCAGCCCTGGGCCGCGGCGAAGGGGTACGACACGTTCGGACCGATCTCGGCTCCGGTGACCGCGGACGCCGTGCGGGACCCTCACGACCTCCCGATCCGCCTCCGGGTGAACGGGACTTTGCGGCAGGACTCGAACACGAAGTACATGGTCTTCCGGATCCCCGAGACCCTGGCGGCGATCTCGCGGGTGATGCGCCTCGAGCCCGGGGACCTGCTGGCCACCGGCACCCCGGAAGGCGTGTGGCCCATCGTCCCGGGGGATGTGCTCGACGCGGAGATCCCGAGCGTCGGCACGCTCCGCTGCACGGTCGCCGCGCGAAAGCCGTAA
- a CDS encoding PrsW family glutamic-type intramembrane protease, producing MAVPPISPTFLVVMVVSSFALPLFFVWWIRNTPRYGREPIKVVLRVFGWGAFVSVVIALIFELVLTSAAMEIGPLYAYLASHFAMAPSKVFGFLVAAPFVEEAAKGLGVRSARDSVRSATDGLVYGAAAGFGFSAMENLLYGLSAWVALSEQGLDPSASLLVIAVRSFSSSLLHASASAVVGYGLTTSWLGGRRYGYLPFYFFAVIMHALFNFTANLGTLYPGLLGGLIDYVEFFAAVLFAVTAITLVRRKLVSRRPVPAR from the coding sequence ATGGCCGTCCCCCCGATCTCCCCGACCTTCCTAGTGGTCATGGTGGTTTCGTCCTTCGCGCTCCCGCTCTTCTTCGTGTGGTGGATCCGCAACACGCCCCGGTACGGACGCGAGCCGATCAAGGTCGTCCTGCGCGTGTTCGGCTGGGGGGCCTTCGTGAGCGTCGTGATCGCCCTGATCTTCGAGCTCGTCCTGACCTCCGCGGCCATGGAGATCGGGCCCCTGTACGCGTACCTCGCCAGCCACTTCGCGATGGCCCCGTCCAAGGTGTTCGGGTTCCTGGTCGCGGCGCCGTTCGTGGAGGAGGCCGCGAAGGGCCTCGGGGTTCGTTCGGCGCGGGACAGCGTCCGCTCCGCCACGGACGGATTGGTGTACGGCGCCGCGGCGGGGTTCGGATTCAGCGCGATGGAGAACCTCCTCTACGGTCTCTCCGCGTGGGTGGCTCTGTCCGAGCAGGGGTTGGACCCGTCCGCGTCCCTCCTGGTCATCGCCGTCCGCTCGTTCTCGTCCTCCTTGCTCCACGCGAGCGCGAGCGCCGTGGTCGGGTACGGCCTTACGACGAGCTGGCTGGGCGGCCGCCGGTACGGCTACCTGCCGTTCTACTTCTTCGCGGTGATCATGCACGCCCTGTTCAACTTCACCGCGAACCTGGGCACGCTCTACCCGGGTCTCCTGGGCGGTCTCATCGACTACGTCGAGTTCTTTGCCGCGGTGCTGTTCGCCGTGACGGCGATCACCCTGGTCCGCCGAAAGCTGGTCTCTCGTCGACCCGTACCCGCGAGGTGA
- the ppdK gene encoding pyruvate, phosphate dikinase — translation MPKYVYLFSEGDASMRDLLGGKGAGLAEMTRLGLPVPPGFTITTKACNAFSRSGRFPPGLLKQVEEALATTEAGAGRRFGDPTNPLLVSVRSGAKFSMPGMMDTVLNVGLNDETVVALARMAGNERWAWDSYRRLLSMFGRIVKDLDARKFEAILQQYKEKTEGKKDTDLTADMLRAVVEDYKALYRSELHEEFPQTPKDQLREAIGAVFRSWNGKRAVDYRNFNKIPHNLGTAANVQTMVFGNMGADSGTGVAFTRDPSTGEKTLYGEYLSNAQGEDVVAGIRTPLKIADLKEHAPHVYEQFARIAALLETHYRDVQDVEFTVERGKLYMLQTRTAKRTAQAAVKIAVDMVGEGLIRKEEALLRVEPLHVIHLLLPRFDEEAKKAAAREGRYLAKGLNASPGAASGYVSFDPDEAERLGRDEKKSVVLVRTETSPDDVHGMLHSKGILTAHGGATSHAAVVARGLGLPCVAGCEVLRIDYQAGEFRVGDKVVRRGDFISIDGTTGEVFDGPIRTIEPDYDREADLKILLSWADEQRRLQVWANADYPRDAQRARKFGAQGIGLCRTEHMFFETDRLPIVHEMILAAPDYRRTAAQMASLKAERESAREDKRPELDKKMALTEPSLEDLSRRYLGSLEKLGRLQKDDFVGILRAMAGLPVIIRLIDPPLHEFLPSYDTLLVQVTKLNLARANPRLLTETASSREDADFLDEIRKAGNGDLSRGIEALLPEKERLLAAVAATKEANPMLGLRGCRLGITYPEITEMQVRAIFEAACQLKKDGVDVHPEIMIPLVGHVHELENQRQALESEAKKVMEREGTSVDYKFGTMIEIPRAALTADEIAEHAEFFSFGTNDLTQTTFGYSRDDAEGKFLLSYVERKILPFNPFQTIDREGVGQLMRMCVQKGRKVRPALEVGICGEHGGDPSSIELCHEIGLNYVSCSPYRVPVARLAAAHAKLNESVSIAKDR, via the coding sequence CTGCCCAAGTACGTCTATTTGTTCAGCGAAGGCGACGCCTCGATGCGTGATCTGCTCGGCGGCAAAGGCGCGGGACTCGCGGAGATGACGCGCCTCGGTCTCCCCGTGCCGCCCGGGTTCACGATCACGACGAAGGCGTGCAACGCGTTCAGCCGAAGCGGTCGCTTCCCGCCCGGCCTCCTGAAGCAGGTGGAGGAGGCCCTGGCCACTACGGAGGCAGGGGCTGGCCGGAGGTTCGGGGACCCGACGAACCCGCTCCTGGTCTCCGTGCGGAGCGGCGCGAAGTTCTCCATGCCCGGGATGATGGACACCGTGCTCAACGTCGGGCTGAACGACGAGACGGTCGTCGCCTTGGCTCGGATGGCCGGGAACGAGCGCTGGGCGTGGGACTCCTACCGCCGCCTGCTGTCCATGTTCGGCCGGATCGTGAAGGACCTCGACGCCCGCAAGTTCGAGGCCATCCTGCAGCAGTATAAGGAGAAGACCGAAGGCAAGAAGGACACGGACCTCACCGCAGACATGCTCCGCGCCGTGGTTGAGGACTACAAGGCGCTGTACCGGTCCGAGCTCCACGAGGAGTTCCCGCAGACGCCGAAGGACCAGCTCCGGGAGGCCATCGGAGCGGTCTTTCGCTCCTGGAACGGGAAGCGCGCGGTGGACTACCGCAACTTCAACAAGATCCCCCACAACCTCGGGACCGCGGCGAACGTCCAGACCATGGTCTTCGGGAACATGGGCGCGGACTCAGGAACCGGCGTCGCATTCACCCGAGACCCGAGCACGGGGGAGAAGACGCTCTACGGGGAGTACCTCTCGAACGCCCAGGGCGAGGACGTGGTCGCGGGCATCCGGACGCCGCTCAAGATCGCCGACCTGAAAGAGCATGCGCCCCACGTGTACGAACAGTTCGCCCGGATCGCCGCGCTCCTGGAAACGCACTACCGGGACGTGCAGGACGTCGAGTTCACGGTGGAGCGCGGGAAGCTCTACATGCTCCAGACGCGGACGGCCAAACGCACCGCGCAGGCCGCGGTGAAGATCGCGGTCGACATGGTCGGCGAAGGTCTCATCCGCAAGGAGGAGGCCCTCCTCCGAGTCGAACCTCTCCATGTGATTCATCTCCTGCTGCCGCGCTTCGACGAGGAGGCGAAGAAGGCCGCGGCCCGGGAGGGACGGTATCTCGCGAAGGGTCTCAACGCGTCTCCCGGGGCGGCCTCGGGATACGTCTCCTTCGATCCGGACGAGGCGGAACGACTTGGCCGGGATGAGAAGAAGTCCGTGGTCCTCGTCCGCACGGAGACGTCGCCGGATGACGTCCACGGGATGCTCCACTCGAAGGGCATCCTCACGGCCCACGGCGGGGCCACGAGCCACGCCGCGGTCGTGGCCCGGGGCCTCGGCCTCCCCTGCGTCGCGGGTTGCGAGGTCCTCCGCATCGACTACCAGGCGGGGGAGTTCCGCGTGGGCGACAAGGTCGTCCGCCGGGGCGATTTCATCTCGATCGACGGTACCACCGGCGAGGTGTTCGACGGACCCATCCGCACGATTGAGCCCGACTACGACCGGGAGGCCGACCTGAAGATCCTGCTCTCGTGGGCGGACGAGCAGCGCCGACTCCAGGTGTGGGCCAACGCGGACTACCCGCGGGACGCGCAACGGGCTCGGAAGTTCGGGGCCCAGGGCATCGGCCTCTGCCGCACGGAGCACATGTTCTTCGAGACCGACCGCCTGCCCATCGTCCACGAGATGATTCTCGCGGCACCCGACTACCGAAGGACCGCCGCGCAGATGGCGTCGCTGAAGGCGGAGCGGGAGTCGGCCAGGGAGGACAAGCGTCCCGAGTTGGACAAGAAGATGGCATTGACGGAACCGTCGCTTGAGGACCTGTCGCGCCGCTACCTCGGTTCTCTGGAGAAACTCGGTCGGCTGCAGAAGGATGATTTCGTCGGCATCCTTCGGGCGATGGCCGGTCTTCCGGTAATCATCCGGCTCATCGACCCGCCGCTCCACGAGTTCCTCCCGAGCTACGACACTCTCCTCGTGCAGGTCACCAAGCTCAACCTGGCCCGCGCGAACCCACGCCTCCTGACGGAGACCGCCTCGTCCCGGGAGGATGCGGACTTCTTGGACGAGATCAGAAAGGCCGGGAACGGAGATCTCTCGCGAGGCATCGAGGCGCTCCTACCCGAGAAAGAGCGCCTCCTCGCTGCGGTTGCCGCGACCAAGGAGGCCAACCCGATGCTCGGGCTCCGAGGATGCCGACTGGGCATTACGTATCCGGAGATCACCGAGATGCAGGTGCGCGCGATTTTCGAGGCTGCGTGCCAGCTCAAGAAGGACGGCGTTGACGTCCATCCGGAAATCATGATCCCGCTCGTTGGCCACGTGCATGAGCTGGAGAATCAGCGCCAGGCCCTTGAGTCCGAGGCCAAGAAGGTCATGGAGCGCGAGGGCACGAGCGTGGACTACAAGTTCGGGACCATGATCGAGATCCCGCGGGCCGCTCTGACCGCGGACGAGATCGCGGAGCACGCAGAGTTCTTCTCCTTCGGCACGAACGACCTGACGCAGACGACCTTCGGGTACAGCCGCGACGATGCCGAGGGGAAGTTCCTCCTCTCCTACGTGGAACGCAAGATCCTGCCATTCAATCCGTTCCAGACGATTGACCGGGAAGGCGTCGGCCAGCTCATGCGGATGTGCGTCCAGAAGGGCCGCAAAGTGCGTCCCGCCCTGGAGGTCGGGATCTGCGGAGAGCACGGAGGCGACCCGTCGAGCATCGAGCTGTGCCACGAGATCGGGCTGAACTACGTGTCCTGCTCGCCCTACCGCGTCCCAGTCGCCCGCCTCGCCGCGGCGCACGCGAAGCTCAACGAGTCCGTGTCGATTGCCAAGGACCGCTGA